A single genomic interval of Nonomuraea rubra harbors:
- a CDS encoding CU044_5270 family protein, with protein sequence MIVDELRQLKDRHDAMPEADDQVVARARARLLAHLSAPRPRAGGSRPRVFARPPGPRVRPRLGWVVGLGAAALAVVLVAVITTMTATREGSTPVQAQPPATPLRLGPVASAEDLAGNAAALAAAAPDPVPEPGQWAYVKSRNVLQQSKTRTRTHELWRRADEKQFAYLEDGELKVVDGSEFEVTYPYLLSLPTDPAALLASVYAEVDAQHARRQEERRGGRATVPPLTQEQRHTYAFQHIVQGMRDAVLPRTLRAAMYGALAKIPGVRYEARATDLARRPGVTLYRVHEGYLRDEIFVDPDTYEYLGYRTIVVRDFEQPGAYYSVRKGQLLGWGSVIASGVVDRPGLRP encoded by the coding sequence ATGATCGTGGATGAGCTGCGGCAGCTCAAGGATCGCCATGACGCCATGCCGGAAGCCGACGATCAGGTGGTCGCGCGGGCGCGCGCCCGCCTGCTCGCCCACCTGAGCGCACCCCGGCCCCGGGCCGGCGGGTCTCGCCCCCGGGTGTTCGCCCGCCCGCCCGGTCCCCGGGTCCGGCCTCGGCTCGGGTGGGTGGTGGGTCTGGGCGCCGCGGCGCTCGCCGTGGTGCTGGTCGCGGTGATCACGACCATGACCGCGACCCGTGAAGGCTCCACGCCTGTGCAGGCGCAGCCGCCGGCCACCCCACTCCGGCTGGGCCCGGTGGCCAGCGCCGAGGACCTGGCCGGCAACGCGGCGGCGCTGGCCGCCGCCGCCCCTGATCCCGTGCCGGAGCCCGGCCAGTGGGCGTACGTCAAGAGCCGGAACGTCCTCCAGCAGTCGAAGACCAGGACAAGGACGCACGAGCTGTGGCGGCGGGCGGACGAGAAGCAGTTCGCCTACCTGGAGGACGGGGAGCTGAAGGTGGTGGACGGCTCCGAGTTCGAGGTGACCTACCCGTACCTGCTCTCGCTGCCGACCGACCCGGCCGCCCTGCTCGCCAGTGTGTACGCGGAGGTCGACGCCCAGCATGCCCGGCGCCAGGAGGAACGGCGCGGCGGCCGCGCCACGGTGCCGCCGCTGACCCAGGAGCAGCGGCACACGTACGCCTTCCAGCACATCGTGCAGGGCATGCGGGACGCCGTGCTGCCCCGCACACTCCGCGCGGCCATGTACGGCGCCCTGGCGAAGATCCCCGGCGTCCGGTACGAGGCCCGGGCCACGGACCTGGCCCGGCGGCCGGGGGTGACGCTGTACCGGGTGCACGAGGGCTACCTGCGGGACGAGATCTTCGTGGATCCGGACACGTACGAGTACCTGGGGTACCGCACGATCGTGGTCCGGGACTTCGAGCAGCCCGGCGCGTACTACTCGGTCAGGAAGGGGCAGCTCCTCGGCTGGGGCAGCGTCATCGCGAGCGGGGTCGTGGACCGGCCTGGCCTGCGCCCGTGA